The following coding sequences are from one Trypanosoma brucei gambiense DAL972 chromosome 2, complete sequence window:
- a CDS encoding expression site-associated gene (ESAG) protein,putative, giving the protein MPRVIIVAYVLLLSVSLSSLCRATSEQFIRAIRNSHESLVPGSAKVSIDDAAFLPIIPVVLKSLKNLTGNIKVPRQKIGGLELGEAEVHNITAGGMSINMEESKRVVVAVWDMSAVVPELNFTYTYWLFQWQTCNGTARTEVSGTNSTLYFNLTIGSDGLVNETIKGVNISIGDLDVTTSMSDCPSMDAIIQLIIAIFKGSIKEQLERIVPERMNPILRNKTEDALTSLPIAFMDDPNITEGRMELSLAILPNASSSRVVPPDDVVPLKQPFPDRDLAVISSFDGANNILRILRNWSLLNMTFPIPPAYNASLIEPIYPDLYKRCSNCFFRVVCQLANDVWVEDDGNGAFTFQMRNGTISMALYSGNGTSVDALSLSVNTTANVKKFSVFDSAVTLNLSAMSVSLDVEASLIGDFNSTVLNSDIQWVLDVVVVPLVNAQPRGFVLPFNLTGLLFNVSTGAFTMGMNSAVISSLLNIFVGQRWRPVSGE; this is encoded by the coding sequence TAGGGCCATCAGGAATTCACACGAGTCATTAGTTCCTGGAAGCGCTAAAGTTTCTATTGATGATGCGGCGTTTCTACCGATTATACCGGTGGTTCTTAAGAGTTTGAAGAACCTCACTGGGAATATTAAAGTCCCTCGGCAGAAAATAGGGGGTTTGGAACTTGGAGAGGCAGAAGTGCATAATATTACGGCTGGGGGCATGTCTATTAATATGGAAGAGTCAAAGCGGGTCGTTGTTGCGGTTTGGGACATGAGTGCAGTTGTGCCAGAGTTAAACTTCACATACACCTACTGGCTTTTCCAGTGGCAGACGTGTAATGGAACAGCGCGGACCGAGGTCAGCGGCACGAACTCAACTCTATATTTCAATCTGACCATTGGATCTGACGGATTGGTCAACGAGACAATTAAGGGCGTGAACATCAGCATTGGAGACTTGGACGTGACCACCTCCATGAGCGATTGTCCGAGTATGGATGCCATTATTCAGCTAATCATTGCCATTTTTAAGGGTAGCATAAAAGAGCAGCTGGAGCGAATAGTTCCAGAGAGGATGAATCCCATATTGCGCAACAAGACAGAAGATGCTCTCACCAGCCTTCCGATTGCCTTCATGGACGATCCGAATATAACTGAAGGCCGGATGGAACTCTCACTAGCCATCCTTCCCAATGCATCCTCGAGTCGTGTTGTACCACCTGATGATGTCGTGCCTCTTAAACAGCCCTTTCCGGATCGAGACCTTGCAGTCATTTCTTCATTTGATGGCGCAAACAATATCCTCAGGATATTAAGAAACTGGAGTCTTTTGAACATGACGTTCCCCATCCCACCCGCGTACAATGCTTCTCTAATTGAACCTATATACCCCGATTTGTATAAGCGCTGCTCCAACTGCTTCTTCCGCGTTGTGTGCCAGCTGGCAAACGACGTGTGGGTGGAGGATGACGGCAACGGGGCATTTACGTTTCAAATGCGCAATGGCACCATCTCCATGGCCCTTTATTCGGGGAACGGCACGAGTGTGGACGCACTCAGTTTATCAGTGAATACGACGGCTAACGTCAAAAAGTTTTCTGTCTTCGACAGCGCTGTCACACTGAACTTGTCCGCCATGAGTGTGTCTTTGGATGTTGAGGCTTCGCTTATTGGTGATTTCAATTCGACAGTTCTTAACAGCGACATCCAGTGGGTGCTCgatgtggtggtggttcCATTGGTTAACGCACAACCGCGAGGGTTTGTCCTTCCTTTCAACCTAACGGGGCTTCTTTTTAATGTTTCCACCGGTGCTTTCACTATGGGAATGAATTCAGCAGTGATTTCTTCACTGCTCAACATCTTCGTCGGTCAGCGTTGGCGACCTGTGAGTGGCGAATGA
- a CDS encoding expression site-associated gene (ESAG) protein,putative: MRKRKNGKDAHVECRFGIAIVVWNMVLLSVCLVAVLLKNNQHDTKGPGGELVAKVHFVVAQTRFSPGWCRMLVSSLFTNVTVVSVGNGGWYGHVRRWTWIEEYIRRGNMRDEDIVVAFDGADTFFTEVKFREREIQTFLQRSPRNPEAYSETAILQGVMSSPLIFATERGCYAPQAYIMLGDEDKKSDKRCEHMYEKMRQLASEGGAGGLAGSGVKKAYLNGGGAIARVWALKEALKVFFSIKRESYKWWCDQSMWVVVFMWSITRPQHVSQKLLLRRGIMSLDYTSRWFVRAPLKANFSSIIVHSGPNNWEKLGLQRSMRVLSWYRQLATPNGRQQAKEYLRSQMVWLYNPKRKKLSLKRFVEVCPIDKAVNQKWLSRPLRK; this comes from the coding sequence atgaggaagagaaaaaatggaaaagatgcCCATGTCGAATGCCGCTTTGGGATAGCGATTGTGGTGTGGAACATGGTGCTGTTGAGCGTTTGCTTGGTAGCAGTATTGTTGAAAAATAACCAGCACGACACGAAAGGACCTGGTGGAGAGCTGGTAGCCAAAGTGCATTTCGTCGTGGCGCAGACAAGATTTTCCCCGGGGTGGTGTAGAATGTTGGTTAGCTCCCTATTCACCAATGTAACGGTCGTTAGTGTGGGGAACGGGGGGTGGTACGGGCATGTTAGGAGGTGGACGTGGATAGAGGAATATATCAGGAGGGGGAATATGCGGGATGAGGATATCGTGGTCGCGTTTGATGGTGCCGACACATTTTTTACAGAAGTAAAGTTcagggagagggaaatacAGACCTTCTTGCAGCGTTCACCACGAAATCCAGAGGCATACAGCGAAACGGCCATCTTACAGGGAGTGATGTCTTCCCCGTTGATTTTTGCGACCGAAAGGGGGTGTTACGCTCCACAAGCGTATATTATGCTGGGGGATGAGGACAAAAAAAGTGACAAGCGCTGTGAACATATGTACGAGAAGATGAGGCAGCTGGCAAGCGAAGGAGGTGCTGGAGGGCTCGCTGGCAGTGGGGTGAAGAAAGCCTACCTCAATGGCGGTGGCGCGATTGCACGAGTATGGGCGCTGAAAGAAGCCCTGAAAGTATTCTTCAGCATCAAAAGAGAAAGTTACAAGTGGTGGTGCGATCAGAGTAtgtgggtggtggtgttcaTGTGGAGCATCACGAGACCACAGCACGTAAGCCAAAAACTATTACTACGAAGAGGCATTATGTCCCTTGACTATACCTCCAGGTGGTTTGTCCGGGCCCCACTCAAGGCAAACTTCTCCTCCATCATTGTCCATTCGGGACCAAACAATTGGGAGAAGCTGGGCCTGCAAAGGTCTATGAGGGTGTTATCGTGGTATCGCCAGCTTGCGACCCCGAATGGGCGCCAGCAAGCAAAGGAATATTTGCGCTCTCAAATGGTTTGGTTATACAACccgaagagaaagaaattaTCATTGAAACGCTTCGTTGAGGTGTGCCCCATTGATAAGGCGGTGAACCAAAAATGGTTGTCCAGACCACTGAGGAAGTAA